CGGGCCAGCAGGGCATTGACCAGCGTGCCGCGAGGATGGCCGGGTGCCGGATGCACGACCATTCCTGCCGGTTTGTTGATTACAGCAATATCGGCATCTTCATACACAACATCAAGCGGGATTGGTTCGGCAACCAGTTCAGTAGGTATCGGTGGCGGGATGGTAAGCTGAATGACCGCGCCAGGGCGCACCGGTTGACTGGCTCGCGGTGAACGACCATCGTAGAGCACAAAGCCCTGCTCAATCAGGCGTTGCACTTGTGCCCGCGAAAGATCGGGCATAGCACCGGCAAGAAAGCGATCAATACGCTCAGCGGTCTGGGTTGGCGGTACAACTACCACCCGCTCCTCCGCTTCGAGCAATTCAATCTCACCTTCTCCGCTCATGATAGCGACTCCGAACTGGAAGTACGCGCATCGGTTGCTGCGGGGGGCGAGGGATCGCGACTCAACAACTCACTGAGGAGTTCATCGTCAATCGGTTCTGGTTCGGTTGGCGCCGGCTCTTCACCGATAAAGATAATATGAAAAGCCAATGCGGCGACCCCGATGGTAATTGCGCTGTCGGCAAGGTTAAAGACCGGCCACCAGCCAAATTGAATAAAATCGACCACGTAGCCCTGGCGAATCCGATCTACCAGATTGGACAAACCACCGCCAAAGATCATCCCAACCGCTACCGTTATCCAACGCGAGTCGGCTGGAAGGATATACTGGTATGTGAGCGCAAGCAACAAGAGCACCAGACCGGCCCCGACCGAAAGAACCCCTCCCTGATCGGGAAACAGGCCAAAAGCGACACCGGTATTTTCGTGATACGCCAGTTGCACCCAATCAAACAGCAAGGGAATGGGTCGGTTGTAGCGCAAGAGCACATCACTGAGCCAGACCTTACTCAACTGATCGATCACAAAAACCGGTATCGCCACCAATACCAGCAGCATCCAGCGCGAGCGTAGTATCATCATTGTGACATCATCGCCTGTCGAACCCGGCGCAATGCAATCTCATCAAGTGCATACTGCAACATCAAGAGGGCTGCCCCCACCGTGATCGCACTATCGGCAAGATTGAAGATCGGAAACCAGCCAACTTGAATAAAATCGACCACATAACCAAGCCGGATACGATCAATGACATTTCCCAGCGCACCACCAAGAATGAGACCCATCGCGATCTGAATCAATCGCCGTCGGTTTGGTAATTGAGTGATGTAGAGATAGATGGCGCCGGTAATAATGACCA
This genomic window from Chloroflexus aurantiacus J-10-fl contains:
- the lspA gene encoding signal peptidase II — translated: MMILRSRWMLLVLVAIPVFVIDQLSKVWLSDVLLRYNRPIPLLFDWVQLAYHENTGVAFGLFPDQGGVLSVGAGLVLLLLALTYQYILPADSRWITVAVGMIFGGGLSNLVDRIRQGYVVDFIQFGWWPVFNLADSAITIGVAALAFHIIFIGEEPAPTEPEPIDDELLSELLSRDPSPPAATDARTSSSESLS
- the lspA gene encoding signal peptidase II, producing the protein MKSLVQARWITPILVAIIAVALDQASKRWIVATLGPEPMTKFIPLIGEDIRLAYSHNTGIAFSLFHGKSDILTIVALVIITGAIYLYITQLPNRRRLIQIAMGLILGGALGNVIDRIRLGYVVDFIQVGWFPIFNLADSAITVGAALLMLQYALDEIALRRVRQAMMSQ